One region of Opitutaceae bacterium genomic DNA includes:
- a CDS encoding DUF3368 domain-containing protein yields MIVFSNTTPLISLASIEALHLLPALFQRVHIAASVAAECRMGGPIALPDMSALQWLEIVPSLQPTGMPSALWELDAGERDTLELACAKKADLVIIDEKLGRNHAEFLGLKITGTLGILLKAKQGGLIQSFTTAAQSMRAQGIYYSPALVTRLAASIGE; encoded by the coding sequence GTGATTGTTTTCTCCAACACGACTCCACTGATTTCCCTGGCCAGCATTGAAGCACTGCATCTGCTTCCGGCATTGTTTCAACGAGTGCATATCGCTGCATCGGTGGCCGCTGAATGCCGCATGGGAGGACCGATCGCGCTGCCGGATATGTCCGCCCTGCAATGGTTGGAAATCGTGCCGTCTCTGCAACCCACCGGCATGCCATCCGCGCTATGGGAGCTCGACGCCGGAGAACGTGATACTCTTGAGCTGGCTTGCGCGAAGAAGGCGGACCTGGTGATCATTGATGAAAAACTAGGTCGAAATCATGCAGAATTCCTTGGTCTGAAAATCACCGGTACGCTGGGCATACTCTTGAAGGCAAAGCAGGGCGGTCTGATCCAGTCTTTCACGACAGCAGCCCAATCAATGCGGGCGCAGGGAATCTACTATAGTCCCGCTTTGGTCACGCGGTTGGCCGCCAGTATCGGTGAATAG
- a CDS encoding ABC transporter ATP-binding protein, translated as MIAIRIENLTKKFGNVVALRGLDLVIEPGELFFLLGPSGCGKTTLLRSLAGFNIPDEGRIFFGEEDVTRLEPHKRNAGMMFQSYALWPHMSVAENVAFGLHERKTPKGEVRRRVGEALESVRMNAYADRKPNQLSGGQQQRVALARALVIRPRCLLLDEPLSNLDAKLRLEMRTEIRRVCKEFKLTTVYVTHDQKEALSISDRMAILENGHILQVGSPREIYRRPRFRTVANFIGDTDFFKGTVRAVEGERVVVDTDMCQFEGFLGDGAASAAVGTQVTVSVRPECWTLSDSAQPRNSVRGSIGESVYLGEVCQHDFVAGSNRLKVYELNPGEAGPGSRRELHATVNSRDVVVLLS; from the coding sequence ATGATAGCGATTCGCATCGAGAACCTAACCAAGAAGTTCGGCAATGTTGTCGCGCTCCGCGGGCTCGACCTCGTCATCGAACCGGGAGAGCTCTTTTTTCTCCTGGGGCCGTCGGGGTGCGGAAAAACCACGCTGCTGCGGAGCCTGGCGGGATTCAATATTCCGGACGAGGGGCGGATTTTTTTTGGGGAGGAGGACGTGACCCGGCTGGAGCCCCACAAGCGAAACGCGGGCATGATGTTTCAGAGCTACGCGCTCTGGCCGCACATGTCCGTGGCCGAGAACGTGGCCTTTGGCCTGCATGAGCGGAAGACCCCGAAGGGTGAGGTGAGGCGCAGGGTGGGGGAGGCGCTGGAGTCCGTGCGCATGAATGCCTACGCGGACCGCAAACCCAACCAGCTTTCCGGTGGCCAGCAGCAGCGCGTGGCGCTTGCGCGTGCTCTGGTGATCAGGCCGCGCTGTCTGCTGCTCGATGAGCCGCTGTCGAATCTCGACGCCAAGCTGAGGCTGGAGATGCGCACGGAAATCCGGCGCGTGTGCAAGGAATTCAAACTGACCACGGTCTATGTCACGCACGACCAGAAGGAGGCGCTTTCGATCTCGGACCGCATGGCCATCCTCGAGAACGGCCACATCCTGCAGGTCGGTTCGCCCCGCGAGATCTACCGCCGCCCGAGGTTCCGCACCGTCGCAAATTTCATCGGTGACACCGACTTCTTCAAGGGCACCGTGCGTGCGGTTGAAGGTGAGCGGGTTGTTGTGGACACCGACATGTGCCAGTTCGAGGGGTTTCTTGGCGACGGGGCGGCAAGTGCGGCTGTCGGCACCCAGGTGACCGTGTCTGTTCGCCCCGAATGCTGGACGCTCTCGGACTCGGCGCAGCCCAGGAACAGCGTGCGCGGCTCGATCGGGGAGTCCGTGTACCTTGGCGAGGTGTGCCAGCACGATTTCGTGGCGGGATCGAACCGGCTGAAGGTGTACGAGCTCAATCCAGGCGAAGCAGGACCGGGTTCCAGACGCGAGCTGCACGCCACGGTGAATTCGCGGGACGTCGTTGTCCTGCTGTCCTGA
- the eno gene encoding phosphopyruvate hydratase — protein sequence MSTTKITAITAREIIDSRGNPTVEVDVRLASGALGRAAVPSGASTGEHEAHELRDASAPLKSLPKGTNGKKRYLGKGVLAAVQNVKSVIAPALVGFDALDQTGVDRAMIALDGTSTKSKLGANAILGVSLATAHAAAAALGQPLYKYLGGPNAKVLPVPMMNIMNGGAHSDAPIDFQEFMIMPVGAPSFREGLRMGCEVFHALKKVLKERGLSTAVGDEGGFAPKLESAEAALDAIALAVKSAGYKLGKDIALALDVASSEFYVADRKHYVFKKSSGRILSGDEMVEFYRQLTAKYPIISIEDGCAENDWATWKKLTDAIGDRVQLVGDDLFVTNTSFLKKGIDTGTANSILVKVNQIGSLTETFDAIEMAKEAGYTAVISHRSGETEDVTIADIAVATNAGQIKTGSLCRTDRVAKYNQLLRIEEELGASAIYGGKL from the coding sequence ATGAGCACAACCAAGATCACCGCCATCACGGCCCGCGAAATCATCGATTCACGCGGCAATCCAACTGTCGAGGTCGATGTCCGCCTCGCCTCCGGCGCGCTGGGTCGCGCCGCCGTTCCGTCCGGCGCCTCCACCGGAGAGCACGAGGCCCACGAGCTTCGCGATGCCTCGGCTCCGCTGAAATCGCTCCCCAAGGGCACGAATGGAAAGAAGCGCTACCTGGGCAAGGGCGTGCTCGCGGCCGTGCAGAACGTGAAGTCCGTCATCGCACCCGCGCTCGTCGGATTCGACGCCCTCGACCAGACCGGCGTCGATCGCGCCATGATCGCACTCGATGGCACGAGCACGAAGTCAAAACTCGGCGCCAATGCGATCCTCGGCGTCTCCCTCGCCACCGCCCACGCGGCGGCCGCGGCGCTGGGACAGCCGCTCTACAAGTACCTCGGCGGACCGAATGCCAAGGTGCTTCCCGTTCCGATGATGAACATCATGAACGGTGGAGCCCACTCCGACGCGCCGATCGACTTCCAGGAATTCATGATCATGCCCGTTGGCGCACCTTCATTCCGCGAAGGACTGCGCATGGGCTGCGAGGTATTCCACGCGTTGAAGAAGGTTCTCAAGGAGCGCGGCCTCTCGACCGCCGTCGGTGATGAGGGTGGCTTCGCCCCGAAACTGGAATCCGCCGAAGCCGCGCTCGACGCCATCGCCCTCGCCGTCAAGAGCGCCGGATACAAGCTCGGCAAGGACATCGCCCTCGCCCTCGACGTCGCGTCCTCCGAATTCTACGTCGCCGACAGGAAGCACTACGTCTTCAAGAAGTCATCCGGCCGCATTCTCTCCGGCGACGAAATGGTCGAGTTCTATCGTCAGCTCACCGCAAAATATCCGATCATCTCGATCGAGGACGGATGCGCCGAGAATGACTGGGCGACCTGGAAGAAGCTGACCGACGCCATCGGCGACCGCGTGCAGCTCGTGGGCGACGATCTGTTCGTGACCAACACGTCCTTCCTGAAGAAGGGCATCGACACGGGCACGGCCAACTCGATTCTCGTCAAGGTGAACCAGATCGGTTCGCTTACCGAGACCTTCGATGCAATCGAAATGGCCAAGGAGGCCGGCTACACCGCCGTCATTTCGCACCGCTCGGGAGAGACGGAGGACGTCACCATCGCCGACATCGCCGTCGCCACAAACGCCGGTCAGATCAAGACCGGTTCGCTGTGCCGCACCGACCGTGTCGCGAAATACAACCAGCTCCTGCGCATCGAGGAGGAACTCGGAGCCTCCGCAATTTACGGCGGCAAGCTGTAA
- a CDS encoding UPF0175 family protein, whose protein sequence is MQETIELDCPEELLLGLRVSAEQFRDEVKLRAAVALFRDGRLSSGLAARWLKMPRTRFLLIAMQEGGQLLADTQDDFRRETVLL, encoded by the coding sequence ATGCAAGAGACCATAGAACTGGATTGCCCGGAGGAGTTGCTCTTGGGGCTGCGTGTGAGCGCGGAGCAGTTTCGTGACGAAGTAAAACTCCGCGCAGCGGTGGCATTGTTTCGGGACGGCCGTTTGTCGTCCGGTCTTGCTGCTCGATGGCTCAAGATGCCGCGTACGAGGTTCCTGCTGATTGCGATGCAAGAGGGTGGTCAGCTTCTTGCCGACACGCAGGACGACTTCCGGCGCGAGACTGTCCTCCTGTGA
- a CDS encoding extracellular solute-binding protein: MLKRSAIVLALIATLALPFILRPGKPVGGHADETLVIITPHNEAIRHEFGRAFEAWYREKTGRTIFVDWRVIGGTSEIARYLESEYTAAFQYFWTGRLGRPWSNDVQAGFSSARVDEKSPAIVREARAAFLASDVGCRIDLFFGGGTYDFMRQAQAGRIVDSGVLQRHPEWFTDSTIPRQFAGEEYWDAGGRWVGAVLSSYGIVFNRDSLRRLGFSGKPKAWEDLKDPRLGSEVALADPTKSGSIAKAFENVIQQQMQRRLKALVASVGGRVDDTGPIEARAVSEGWLDGLRLLQLISANSRYFTDTSQKPPIDVAAGNCAVGMCIDFYGRQQEEAVRRRDGSDRVGYVSPEGGTVSSVDPIALLRGAPNRKAAIAFIDFCLSMDGQKLWNFRPGAPGGPERFALRRLPVRRDFYASDAWKEFRTDPSDNPFGSKDQLIYHEKWTGGLFREMSFIIRVMALDSHSELISAWRAIQGASEDRRTAALARLQDLAAVNYDEARGSIQKALNSKNKVDEVNLASRLGRIFRAQYREAERIARGERP; this comes from the coding sequence ATGCTGAAACGGTCAGCCATTGTCCTTGCGCTGATTGCGACCCTGGCGCTGCCGTTCATCCTTCGCCCCGGGAAGCCGGTGGGGGGGCATGCCGATGAGACCCTGGTGATCATCACGCCGCACAACGAGGCGATCCGCCACGAGTTCGGGCGGGCGTTTGAAGCCTGGTACCGGGAAAAGACCGGGAGGACGATCTTCGTGGACTGGCGGGTGATCGGGGGTACGAGCGAGATTGCGAGGTATCTGGAAAGTGAATACACGGCTGCATTTCAGTATTTCTGGACCGGCAGGCTGGGCAGGCCCTGGAGCAATGATGTCCAGGCGGGATTCAGCAGCGCGCGGGTGGATGAGAAATCCCCCGCGATTGTCCGCGAGGCCAGGGCGGCGTTCCTTGCGTCGGATGTCGGCTGCCGGATCGATCTGTTCTTCGGCGGCGGGACCTACGATTTCATGAGGCAGGCCCAGGCTGGCAGGATCGTGGACAGCGGCGTGCTCCAGCGCCACCCGGAGTGGTTCACTGACAGCACGATTCCAAGGCAGTTTGCTGGGGAGGAATACTGGGATGCGGGCGGGCGATGGGTGGGCGCCGTGTTGAGTTCCTACGGCATTGTCTTCAACCGCGATTCGCTGAGGCGGCTCGGATTTTCCGGCAAACCGAAGGCGTGGGAGGATCTGAAGGATCCGCGCTTGGGCTCGGAGGTCGCGCTTGCCGATCCGACCAAGAGCGGATCGATCGCCAAGGCCTTCGAGAATGTCATCCAGCAGCAGATGCAGCGGCGTCTCAAGGCGCTGGTCGCGTCCGTGGGCGGGCGGGTGGATGATACGGGTCCGATCGAGGCGCGGGCGGTTTCGGAAGGCTGGCTGGACGGGCTTCGGCTGCTGCAGTTGATCTCGGCCAACTCGAGATACTTCACCGACACCTCGCAGAAGCCGCCGATCGATGTCGCCGCGGGCAACTGTGCGGTGGGAATGTGCATCGATTTCTATGGCCGGCAGCAGGAGGAGGCCGTGAGGCGTCGCGACGGGAGCGATCGCGTGGGCTATGTTTCACCGGAGGGGGGGACGGTGAGCTCCGTCGATCCGATCGCCCTGCTCCGCGGGGCACCCAACAGGAAGGCCGCGATCGCCTTTATTGATTTCTGTCTGTCGATGGACGGACAGAAACTCTGGAATTTTCGACCCGGAGCACCCGGCGGTCCCGAACGCTTCGCGCTGAGGCGGCTGCCGGTCCGCCGTGACTTCTATGCCAGCGACGCATGGAAGGAGTTCAGGACCGATCCATCGGACAATCCCTTCGGATCAAAGGACCAGTTGATCTATCATGAGAAATGGACCGGCGGGCTTTTCCGCGAGATGTCCTTCATCATTCGTGTCATGGCGCTCGACTCGCACAGTGAGCTCATCTCGGCGTGGCGGGCGATTCAGGGGGCTTCCGAGGACCGGAGAACCGCGGCACTGGCGCGCCTCCAGGATCTTGCCGCGGTCAACTACGACGAGGCGCGCGGCTCGATCCAGAAAGCGCTGAATTCGAAGAACAAGGTGGACGAGGTCAATCTCGCGAGCCGCCTCGGACGAATTTTTCGCGCCCAGTACCGCGAGGCGGAGAGGATCGCGAGAGGTGAAAGGCCCTGA
- the hpt gene encoding hypoxanthine phosphoribosyltransferase, translated as MPATVSARHADLETVLVSEQSIRRRIRKLGAEIGAVYGNEEITVIAIINGAILFTADLLRAVSNPVRLDCLRVSSYRNQTKPLGAPQLLNSLSLDISNRHVLLIDDILDTGKTLSMVTGLIHKLSPASVRVCVLLDKKVSRQVPFEADFVGFEIPDRFVVGYGLDFAERYRNLPCIGVLKPHLQNPPEWA; from the coding sequence ATGCCCGCCACAGTTTCCGCCCGCCACGCAGACCTGGAGACCGTCCTCGTTTCCGAGCAGTCCATCCGCCGTCGCATAAGGAAACTGGGCGCTGAAATCGGAGCCGTTTACGGCAACGAGGAGATCACCGTCATCGCCATCATCAATGGGGCCATTCTGTTCACCGCCGATCTGCTCCGGGCGGTTTCCAATCCCGTGCGGCTCGACTGTCTGCGGGTTTCCAGCTATCGGAACCAAACGAAGCCGCTCGGCGCGCCGCAGCTCCTCAACAGCCTCTCGCTCGACATTTCCAACCGGCATGTGCTGCTGATCGACGACATTCTCGACACCGGAAAGACGCTATCGATGGTGACCGGCCTGATCCACAAACTCTCCCCCGCCAGCGTTCGCGTGTGCGTGCTGCTCGACAAGAAGGTTTCGCGCCAGGTGCCGTTTGAGGCCGACTTCGTGGGATTCGAGATTCCCGACCGTTTTGTCGTGGGGTACGGACTCGATTTCGCCGAACGCTACCGCAACCTCCCGTGCATCGGCGTGCTCAAGCCGCACCTGCAGAATCCTCCTGAGTGGGCGTGA
- the uvrB gene encoding excinuclease ABC subunit UvrB — MSLFKLSAEYQPTGDQPQAIESLVRSIREGNRYQTLLGVTGSGKTYTMANVIAQCGRPTLIISHNKTLAAQLYSEFKNFFPENAVEYFVSYYDYYQPEAYVASSDTYIEKDSSINEEIERLRIATTSSLVSRRDVIVIASVSCIYGLGSPEDFQELRIDLKRGGAIGRGKLLERLVDNLYERNDYELKRGRFRVRGDVIDIMPAYSEQALRVELWGDEIESIQEFDPLTGEVIRPLEAFDLYPANQYVTTKGKLEGAVAGIRKELDERVAYFEGKSLYLEAQRIRMRTNYDLEMLQEMGFCSGIENYSMHLAGRKPGSRPFCLIDFFPKDFLLMVDESHATVPQIGGMYNGDRARKQVLVDFGFRLPSALDNRPQSFEEFKEITGQTLFVSATPSPYELGISAVVAEQVIRPTGLLDPEISVRPTKGQVEDLIGEIRHAVARKERVLVTTLTKRLSEDLTSHIRESKIRVEYLHSDIDAIERVEILRNLRLGNFDVLVGINLLREGLDLPEVALVAILDADKEGFLRSETSLIQTAGRAARHERGRVIFYADKRTASIDRTIEITQGRREKQLAYNAAHGITPRSVTRAAQASLHVYDGGGKDASEDQMAAEDGAEDVAAVIAELELEMTAASERLEFERAALLRDQVQALRTGDYKKKAALPGSSTPWKRRKGGGFSGRKR, encoded by the coding sequence ATGTCACTTTTCAAGCTCAGTGCCGAGTACCAGCCCACCGGGGACCAGCCTCAGGCGATCGAATCGCTCGTGCGGTCGATTCGGGAGGGGAACCGCTATCAGACGCTCCTGGGTGTCACGGGATCGGGCAAGACGTACACGATGGCGAACGTCATCGCGCAATGCGGACGCCCCACACTGATCATTTCGCACAACAAGACTCTGGCGGCGCAGTTGTATTCGGAGTTCAAGAATTTCTTTCCGGAAAACGCGGTCGAGTACTTTGTCAGCTATTACGACTACTACCAGCCCGAGGCGTACGTGGCGTCGTCGGACACTTACATTGAAAAGGATTCCTCGATCAACGAGGAGATCGAGCGCCTGCGCATCGCGACCACGAGTTCGCTGGTGTCGCGCCGGGACGTGATCGTCATCGCCAGCGTCTCGTGCATCTACGGACTGGGCTCGCCCGAGGATTTTCAGGAACTGCGCATCGACCTGAAGCGCGGCGGCGCGATCGGGCGGGGAAAACTGCTCGAGCGCCTGGTGGACAATCTTTACGAGCGCAATGACTACGAGCTCAAACGCGGACGTTTCCGGGTGCGCGGGGATGTGATCGACATCATGCCCGCCTACAGCGAGCAGGCGCTTCGAGTGGAGCTCTGGGGAGATGAGATCGAATCGATCCAGGAGTTCGATCCGCTGACGGGCGAGGTGATCCGACCGCTGGAGGCGTTCGACCTCTACCCGGCCAATCAGTATGTCACGACGAAGGGCAAGCTGGAGGGTGCCGTTGCCGGCATCCGGAAGGAGCTCGACGAGCGCGTGGCGTATTTTGAGGGCAAGTCGCTCTATCTGGAGGCCCAGCGCATCCGGATGCGCACGAACTACGATCTGGAGATGCTGCAGGAGATGGGATTCTGCAGCGGCATTGAAAACTATTCGATGCATCTGGCGGGCAGGAAACCGGGGTCCCGGCCGTTCTGTCTCATAGACTTTTTTCCGAAGGATTTTCTGCTGATGGTGGACGAGAGTCACGCCACCGTTCCCCAGATTGGCGGCATGTACAATGGAGACCGCGCGCGCAAGCAGGTGCTGGTTGACTTCGGTTTCCGTCTGCCGTCGGCGCTGGACAACCGTCCGCAGTCCTTCGAGGAGTTCAAGGAGATCACGGGGCAGACCCTCTTTGTCTCCGCGACGCCGTCGCCCTACGAACTCGGCATTTCCGCGGTCGTGGCCGAGCAGGTCATCCGGCCCACCGGGCTGCTCGATCCCGAGATTTCCGTGCGGCCCACCAAGGGGCAGGTCGAGGATCTGATCGGCGAGATTCGGCATGCGGTGGCGCGAAAGGAGCGCGTCCTGGTGACCACGCTGACCAAGCGGCTTTCCGAGGACCTGACGAGCCACATTCGCGAGTCAAAGATTCGCGTCGAGTATCTGCACAGCGACATCGATGCGATCGAGCGCGTGGAGATCCTGCGCAACCTGCGCCTTGGAAACTTCGATGTGCTTGTAGGAATCAATCTGCTGCGCGAGGGGCTCGACCTGCCGGAGGTGGCGCTGGTGGCGATACTTGATGCGGACAAGGAGGGATTCCTGCGCAGCGAAACCTCGCTGATCCAGACGGCGGGACGCGCGGCGCGGCACGAGCGGGGCCGGGTGATCTTCTATGCCGACAAGCGCACCGCATCGATTGACCGCACGATTGAGATCACGCAGGGACGCCGGGAGAAACAACTCGCCTACAACGCGGCGCACGGCATCACTCCCCGCAGCGTCACGCGTGCGGCGCAGGCAAGCCTTCACGTTTACGATGGCGGCGGGAAGGATGCCTCGGAGGATCAAATGGCCGCGGAGGACGGTGCCGAGGATGTTGCGGCTGTCATCGCGGAGCTTGAGCTCGAGATGACCGCGGCATCGGAGCGGCTCGAATTTGAACGCGCGGCCCTGCTGCGTGACCAGGTCCAGGCCCTCCGAACCGGGGACTACAAGAAAAAGGCGGCGTTGCCGGGTAGTTCAACACCCTGGAAAAGGAGGAAGGGCGGTGGGTTTTCCGGGAGGAAACGATAG
- a CDS encoding response regulator: protein MAIPNLALVVDDEAHVQTYVSLILRELGVGHTLAAGDAETGFSLYQQNQPGVIILDLHLPGGASGLDLLKRIRAVDEDVPVIFLSCEAAAATVMAAANAGADGYVRKDTPKQEILRQIQEFLADPDDEGSE from the coding sequence GTGGCCATCCCCAATCTTGCACTGGTCGTCGACGATGAGGCGCATGTTCAGACGTATGTATCCCTGATCCTGCGGGAACTGGGGGTCGGGCATACGCTCGCGGCGGGAGATGCCGAAACCGGGTTTTCGCTTTACCAGCAGAATCAACCCGGCGTCATCATTCTCGATCTGCACCTGCCGGGAGGCGCCTCGGGCCTGGATCTCTTGAAACGCATCCGCGCTGTCGATGAGGATGTCCCGGTGATTTTCCTGAGCTGCGAGGCGGCTGCCGCCACCGTGATGGCGGCGGCCAATGCGGGCGCCGACGGCTATGTCCGCAAGGACACGCCCAAGCAGGAAATCCTGCGACAAATCCAGGAGTTCCTTGCTGATCCCGATGACGAAGGTTCGGAATGA